CTTTAACTCAACATAAGTAGTGGTGATTATTGTAGTAGGATCTTTTGGGTAAGTCAATTCCCTTAATCCTAACCTAGCTAACACATCAGCCCTAGTTATTGAATAAACTTGACCAAGCATTATTACCGGTTTAATTATACTTCTAATTGCTAGATATTGACCCTTCTTTACGTCTGAATCCAAATAATCCTCAAATGCGATATCAACACCTACCAATTCATTATCCTCTACACTTACAGTTTCATATCTAGTTATCCTTCCAATTACTTTACCATATTTTTTAGCCTCTTCTTCCGCTTCGTTAAGTTTCTTCTCTAGTCCCCTTACTAAATCTTCCATAACAAAGGTTATGCAAAAGAAAATTTAACATTAATGGGGGTTAAGGGGGCTGAAGTCCCCGTCCAATGAATAGCCCCCTTATAGAAAATGTTTTTATGCGTAAGGAAAATATTTTTATTTAGCTCTATGAGGCTGTAAGAGCTGGTAGAGCTGATGAGGGTTGGGACTGCCTGCGGAGGGGAAACCTCTGCTATGCGTATAGCAATTTTCTCCAAGAAGCAGGAAATCTTCACCGCGAGGTGGGGATGCTCTGTCCGTAAGGGCAGAGTAGTTCACTCTTTTTTAAGGGCATCTAAAGTTCAAATTCCTGCATGAATAGTCGTAAGAACTATTTGCTCAATATAATATCATCATACAATATAATGAAATTTAAATTCACAAATATTCACTTTCTTCCCTAGTTTGTGGGGTATCTGAAAATTAAGGTTATCCTCTTGATTAGAACTTTTCGTAGAATTAGTAGCGTTAAGTATTCAAATGGTACACACACAATTTCTTCCTTCTTTTAATACAATTATCATGATAAGTTAAGGTAAATCTCCCTAGCACCTTATCTCGGAAGTTCTTTGAAATTTCTATATTTAGAGATCATTGAAATCTAACATGAACGAGATTAGTAACCTTAAAGTTGATAGAGTAAGATACTAAATGACAAAAGAACGGACAAGCCTCGCCTCTCTGAGGCAGGGTAATGCTTTTAATCTCTGAATACTTTAAAGTATTCGTGAAATACAAATCAACCAGGCATGTAAAATACCTATGCAATTACCATTTCGTATGGATACCAAAATACCGTAAAGCTCTACTAGAGCCCATAACAGAGGAACTAAAACAAACACTCATAAACATTGCTCAAGAACTAGGATGCGACGTTCTAGCCATCGAAATCATGCCAGACCACATACACCTTTTCGTGAATTGCCCACCACGATATGCCCCCTCTTATTTAGCAAACTACTTCAAGGGTAAGTCCGCTAGACAAATTCTTAAAAAACACCCAGAACTCAAGATAAAAGACGGTCTGTGGACTAGAAACTACTTCGTTGCAACAGCTGGGAATGTAAGTAGTGAGACGATTAAAAAGTACATTGAAAGACAAAAGGCGAAAGAAGATGAAGAGAAGTAACATCGTTAGACTAGTAGCAGACAAAAGAACTAGAGAAACGCTTGGGAAACTCTCTCAAGTATACAAAGCTTGTTGGAATACTGTTAACTGGTTAAGAATGCAACAGTATAAGAATCATGAGAAAATAGACTTCAACACAACAGAAAAACAAGTTTACCAGCAATTTAAAGACAAGCTCAAGGTTAATACACAACAAGTATCTAGAAAAAATGCTGAAGCGTGGAGATCCTTCTTCTCATTATCTCATGATAAAAAGGAAGGGAAGTTACCTAAGTGGTTAAAACCAAAACCGCCAGGGTACTGGAAACAAGGGATAATACTCGTAAGAAATGATAGATACGTGGTAGATGAAGATAATACAACAATATATCTCAAAGATTTCAAACTCTCATTAAAGTTCAGAGGAATGCTGAAATGGAAGGGTAAACAAGGTAGACTAGAAATTTTCGAGAGAAATGGTAAATGGTATGCGATGATACCAGTAGAGGTCGATTTCACGCCAAAACAGCCTAAGGGCGATTTGAAAGCTTCAGTAGACTTGGGTATTGTTAATCTTGCTACTGTCTATATTGATGATGGCTCTTGGTTCCTATTCAAAGGGGGTAGTGTGTTGTCTAGGTATGAATATTATTCCAAGAGGATTGCAAGAGTACAAAAGATCCTCTCTATTCACAAGCAAAGGAGGAGTAAGAGACTCTCTCGCCTTTACGAGAAAAGGAGTAGATTCCTCAAACACGCTCTGAACTCCATGGTTAGAAAGATAGTAGAAATTGCATATGAGAAAGGTGTATCAGAAATTATTGTGGGTCATCCCAAAGACATTGCTAGAAACAGAGGAAATAAGCTAACTGTGAATTTCTGGAACTACTCTTATATTATACGTCGCTTTAGTGAGGTTACTGAAGAATACGGAATCAAAGTCAAAGAAGTAGATGAAGCATGGTCATCTAAAACGTGCTCCCTATGTGGGGAGATTCATGAGAATGGTAGGGTTAAAAGAGGTCTATTTAGGTGTCCCCACATAGGGGTAATAAATGCTGATTTAAACGGTGCTATAAATATTCTACATATTCCCGAGTCCCTAGGAAGTGGGAGTAGAGGGCAACTCCCACTGAGGGATAGGGGTAATGGGTTTAAGACTAAGCCTGTGGTCTACCGCTGGATGAATGGAGCGGGGTGGGGATTTTATCCTCTACCAGCAATGAAGTGATGAAAGTGAAGGCGGTAAGCCACAAACTAATGATCCGCCCTAGGGGAACCCTTGCCCTTTAGGTGGGGAGGAGGTCAGATACTTTTTCCCTTAATTTCCGATACTCGCTCTAAAAATCTAATTTTATGTTGCACATCATAGAAAGAGCTTAAATGATCCACTAAAAGGTTTTATATTTTAAATTATATAGTATAATATGTGTCATTATTTGATTTGTCATTAGTGACTTTTGAAATAGATCATGAAGATTGTTGGAGTAAGCTCACAGCAGATTATCCTATAGTGGTTAGGACATTGTTTGCAAAATCAGCTAAGGGAAAAGATCACATTTTAGGTATGGATGAAATTAAAGTATACAAAAATCAGGATTTTAAAAATTTCTTAAGAGCATTTAAGAAAGATAAAAGAATTTATGAGGTGATAGATGTTACAGAATTGGATAGAAGAAGGGGTATTTACAGAATATTATTTAAGGAGAGATATGAGAATATGATCATGAGTATCATAGAAAACTATACAATATTCTACTTGAAAGATTTGATAAAAAATGGATATGAAAGACTACTCATCATCATGCCCCTAGAAGACGTAAGTTCACTTAGAAGTGATTTAGAAGTATTGGGTAAAGTCAAATACTTCAACACGACTCAGATAGACGTAAATACGTTTATGCCCACATTTTTCGATCTTTCAGAAC
The nucleotide sequence above comes from Sulfolobus tengchongensis. Encoded proteins:
- the tnpA gene encoding IS200/IS605 family transposase encodes the protein MKYKSTRHVKYLCNYHFVWIPKYRKALLEPITEELKQTLINIAQELGCDVLAIEIMPDHIHLFVNCPPRYAPSYLANYFKGKSARQILKKHPELKIKDGLWTRNYFVATAGNVSSETIKKYIERQKAKEDEEK
- a CDS encoding helix-turn-helix domain-containing protein gives rise to the protein MSLFDLSLVTFEIDHEDCWSKLTADYPIVVRTLFAKSAKGKDHILGMDEIKVYKNQDFKNFLRAFKKDKRIYEVIDVTELDRRRGIYRILFKERYENMIMSIIENYTIFYLKDLIKNGYERLLIIMPLEDVSSLRSDLEVLGKVKYFNTTQIDVNTFMPTFFDLSEQERRAIIEAIKMGYYEYPRKISLDDLGKMMGLSKPTLEEYIRKAEKKIMSKFFSEVLQYNLLSKTDE